Proteins encoded by one window of Thunnus thynnus chromosome 3, fThuThy2.1, whole genome shotgun sequence:
- the myh10 gene encoding myosin-10 isoform X2 — translation MSQRSGQEDPERYLFVDRAVVYNPAAQADWTAKRLVWIPSERNGFEAASICQERGDEVVVELAENGKKAVVNKDDIQKMNPPKFSKVEDMAELTCLNEASVLHNLKDRYYSGLIYTYSGLFCVVINPYKNLPIYSENIIEMYRGKKRHEMPPHIYAISESAYRCMLQDREDQSILCTGESGAGKTENTKKVIQYLAHVASSHKGRRDHNIPPESPKPVKLQMQNAVSGPLFYGELERQLLQANPILESFGNAKTVKNDNSSRFGKFIRINFDVTGYIVGANIETYLLEKSRAIRQAKDERTFHVFYQLLAGAGEHLKSDLLLEGFNNYRFLSNGNIPIPGQQDKDNFQETMDAMHIMSFSHEEILAMLKVVSSVLQFGNIVFKKERNTDQASMPDNTAAQKLCHLLGMNVMEFTRAILSPRIKVGRDYVQKAQTKEQADFAVEALAKATYERLFRWLVHRINRALDRTKRQGASFIGILDIAGFEIFQLNSFEQMCINYTNEKLQQLFNHTMFILEQEEYQREGIEWSFIDFGLDLQPCIDLIERPANPPGVLALLDEECWFPKATDKTFIDKLIQEQGTHSKFQKPRQLKDKADFCIIHYAGRVDYKADEWLMKNMDPLNDNVATLLHQSTDKFVGELWKDVDRIVGLDQVAGMNETAFGSTYKTKKGMFRTVGQLYKESLTKLMATLRNTNPNFVRCIIPNHEKRAGKLEPHLVLDQLRCNGVLEGIRICRQGFPNRIVFQEFRQRYEILTPNAIPKGFMDGKQACERMIQALELDPNLFRIGQSKIFFRTGVLAHLEEERDLKITDIIIYFQSVCRGYLARKAFAKKQQQLSALKVLQRNCAAYLKLRHWQWWRLFTKVKPLLQVTRQEEEMQAKDEELIKVKERQLKVENELVEMERKHQQLVEEKNILAEQLQAETELFAEAEEMRARLASRKQELEEILHDLESRVEEEEERNQSLQNEKKKMQSHIQDLEEQLDEEEAARQKLQLDKVTAEAKIKKLEEDIVLLEDQNSKFLKEKKLLEDRISEATSQLTEEEEKAKNLGKVKNKQEMMMVDLEERLKKEEKTRQELEKAKRKLDAETTDLQDQIAELQAQIEELKIQLAKKEEELQAALARSDEEAVQKNNALKQVRELQAQLAELQEDLESERMCRSKAEKLKRDLSEELEALKTELEDTLDTTAAQQELRTKREQEVAELKKAIDEETKNHEAQIQDMRQRHGTALEELSEQLDQAKRFKANLEKNKQTLENDNKELGSEVKSLQQAKTESEHKRKKLEAQLQEFMARTTEVERAKGELAERSHKLQTELDNVSTLLEEAEKKGIKLAKDADSLGSQLQDTQELLQEETRQKLNLGSRVRQLEEEKNTLLEQQEEDEEARRNLEKQLQTVQAQLFETKKKLEEDVGAMEGLEEVKRKLQKDVELTSQRLEEKAMAMDKMEKTKNRLQQELDDLSVDLDHQRQIVSNLEKKQKKFDQMLAEEKTISARYAEERDRAEAEAREKETKALSMARALEEALEAKEELERFNKQLRAEMEDLMSSKDDVGKNVHELEKSKRTLEQQVEEMRTQLEELEDELQATEDAKLRLEVNMQAMKAQFDRDLQARDEQGDEKKRALVKQVREMEAELEDERKQRTLAVAAKKKLEMDLSELEGQIEAANKGRDEAIKQLRKLQAQMKDYQRELEEARASRDEIFTQSKENEKKLKSLEAEILQLQEDHAASERARRHAEQERDELADEISNSASGKSSLLEEKRRLEARIAQLEEELEEEQGNMELLNDRFRKTSMQVDNLNTELAGERSAAQKSENARQQMERQNKELKAKLAELEGAVKSKFKAAIAAQEAKILQLEEQLEQEAKERAAANKIVRRTEKKLKEVMMQVEDERRHADQYKEQMEKANSRMKQLKRQLEEAEEEATRANASRRKLQRELDDATEASEGLTREVNSLKNRLRRGGPVSSFSSSRSGRRNLNLDGASVDMSDDDADSRASDFNETQTSNVE, via the exons ATCGAGAAGATCAATCCATTCTCTGCAC AGGTGAGTCCGGAGCTGGCAAGAcggaaaacacaaaaaaggtcATTCAGTACCTGGCACATGTTGCCTCCTCCCACAAAGGAAGAAGAGACCACAACATCCCT CCAGAATCTCCTAAACCAGTGAAACTACAG atGCAAAATGCAGTT AGTGGACCCCTGTTTTAT GGTGAACTGGAACGTCAGCTTTTACAAGCCAACCCCATCCTTGAATCTTTTGGGAACGCTAAGACAGTGAAAAACGACAACTCATCACGTTTT GGGAAATTCATCCGGATCAACTTTGATGTTACTGGATACATCGTTGGGGCGAATATTGAAACCT ACTTACTTGAGAAATCCAGAGCTATTCGTCAAGCCAAAGATGAGCGCACCTTCCACGTTTTCTaccagctgctggctggagCTGGAGAGCACCTCAAAT CGGACCTGCTTTTGGAAGGATTCAACAACTATCGTTTCCTGTCCAACGGTAACATCCCCATCCCGGGCCAGCAGGACAAAGACAACTTCCAAGAGACCATGGATGCCATGCACATCATGAGCTTCTCCCATGAGGAGATTCTTG CCATGTTGAAGGTGGTCTCTTCAGTGCTTCAGTTCGGCAACATCGTCTTCAAGAAGGAGAGGAACACTGACCAGGCCTCTATGCCTGATAACACTG CCGCTCAGAAGCTGTGTCACCTGCTGGGTATGAATGTAATGGAGTTTACCAGAGCCATCCTGTCACCCAGGATCAAAGTGGGAAGAGACTACGTCCAGAAAGCACAGACTAAAGAGCAG GCTGACTTTGCCGTGGAGGCTCTGGCTAAAGCCACATACGAGCGTCTGTTCCGCTGGCTGGTCCATCGCATTAACAGAGCTCTGGACAGGACCAAACGACAGGGGGCCTCCTTCATCGGCATCCTGGACATCGCCGGTTTTGAGATTTTCCAG CTGAACTCGTTCGAGCAGATGTGTATCAACTACACCAAcgagaagctgcagcagctcttCAACCACACCATGTTCATCCTGGAGCAGGAGGAGTACCAGCGGGAGGGCATCGAGTGGAGCTTCATCGACTTCGGTCTCGACCTGCAGCCCTGCATCGACCTCATTGAGAGGCCG GCAAACCCTCCAGGAGTGTTGGCTCTGCTGGATGAGGAGTGCTGGTTCCCCAAAGCCACAGACAAGACCTTTATAGACAAGCTGATCCAGGAGCAGGGCACACACTCCAAGTTCCAGAAGCCCCGCCAGCTCAAAGACAAGGCCGACTTCTGCATCATCCACTACGCCGGCAGG GTGGACTACAAGGCGGACGAGTGGCTGATGAAGAACATGGACCCCCTGAATGACAACGTGGCCACGCTCCTGCATCAGTCAACTGACAAATTTGTGGGTGAACTGTGGAAAGATG TGGACCGGATAGTGGGTCTGGACCAGGTGGCGGGAATGAACGAGACAGCTTTCGGTTCCacctataaaacaaaaaagggtaTGTTCCGTACGGTGGGACAGCTCTACAAGGAGTCGCTCACCAAGCTCATGGCCACGCTGAGGAACACCAACCCCAACTTTGTCCGCTGCATCATCCCCAACCACGAAAAAAGA GCGGGTAAACTGGAGCCTCACCTGGTTCTGGACCAGCTGAGGTGTAACGGCGTCCTCGAGGGGATTCGTATCTGCAGACAGGGCTTCCCCAACCGCATCGTCTTCCAGGAGTTCAGACAGAG ATATGAGATCCTGACACCAAACGCTATCCCCAAGGGATTCATGGATGGGAAACAAGCCTGTGAGAGGATG ATCCAAGCCCTGGAGCTGGACCCCAACCTGTTTCGCATCGGTCAGAGTAAGATCTTTTTCCGAACCGGAGTTCTGGCTCACCTGGAGGAGGAGCGAGATCTGAAGATCACCGATATCATCATCTACTTCCAGTCTGTGTGCCGTGGATACCTGGCACGCAA AGCCTTCGctaagaagcagcagcagctgagtgCCCTGAAGGTCCTCCAGAGGAACTGCGCTGCTTACTTGAAGCTGCGACACTGGCAGTGGTGGAGGCTCTTCACCAAG gtGAAGCCTCTGCTGCAGGTCAccaggcaggaggaggagatgcaGGCCAAAGACGAGGAGCTGATAAAGGTGAAGGAGAGGCAGCTGAAGGTGGAGAACGAGCTGGTGGAGATGGAGCGAAAACACCAACAG CTCGTAGAGGAGAAGAACATCCTAGCCGAGCAGCTCCAGGCGGAGACGGAGCTGTTCGCCGAGGCCGAAGAGATGAGAGCTCGTCTGGCATCAAGGAAGCAGGAGTTGGAGGAGATCCTTCATGACCTGGAGTCTagggtggaggaagaggaggagaggaaccAGAGCCTGCagaatgagaagaagaagatgcagTCACACATTCAG GACCTAGAAGAGCAACTTGACGAAGAGGAAGCTGCAAGACAGAAGCTGCAGCTGGATAAAGTGACAGCTGAGGCCAAGATCAAGAAGTTAGAGGAAGACATCGTGTTGCTGGAGGATCAAAACTCAAAGTTCCTCAAG GAGAAGAAGCTGCTGGAGGACAGGATCAGCGAGGCGACCTCCCAGctgactgaggaggaggagaaagcaAAGAACCTCGGCAAGGTCAAGAACAAGCAGGAGATGATGATGGTCGATCTGGAAG AGCGTctgaagaaggaggagaagacgCGCCAAGAGCTGGAGAAGGCCAAACGCAAACTGGATGCCGAGACGACGGACCTGCAGGACCAGATCGCCGAGCTTCAGGCGCAGATAGAGGAGCTGAAGATCCAACTGGCcaagaaggaggaggagctgcaggcTGCTCTGGCCAG GAGCGATGAGGAGGCGGTCCAGAAGAACAACGCCCTGAAGCAGGTTCGGGAGCTGCAGGCCCAACTCGCGGAGCTCCAGGAGGATCTGGAGTCGGAGAGGATGTGTCGGAGCAAAGCCGAAAAACTGAAGAGGGACCTGAGCGAAGAGCTGGAGGCTCTGAAGACGGAGCTGGAGGACACGCTGGACACCACCGCCGCCCAGCAGGAACTCAG GACCAAGCGAGAGCAAGAGGTGGCCGAGCTGAAGAAGGCCATAGACGAGGAGACCAAAAACCACGAGGCCCAGATCCAGGACATGAGACAGCGGCACGGCACCGCGCTGGAGGAACTGTCCGAGCAGCTGGATCAGGCCAAGAGA TTCAAGGCCAACCTGGAGAAGAACAAGCAGACCCTGGAGAACGACAACAAAGAGTTGGGCAGCGAGGTGAAGAGTCTGCAGCAGGCGAAGACGGAGTCAGAACACAAGAGGAAGAAACTGGAGGCCCAGCTGCAGGAGTTTATGGCCAGGACCACCGAGGTGGAGAGAGCCAAAGGAGAGCTGGCCGAACGCTCGCACAAACTGCAG ACGGAGCTGGACAATGTGTCCACCCTGCTGGAGGAGGCGGAGAAGAAGGGCATCAAACTGGCCAAGGACGCCGACAGCCTGGGAAGCCAACTGCAAGATACACAG GAGTTGCTGCAAGAGGAGACGCGTCAGAAGCTGAACCTGGGCAGCCGAGTCCGccagctggaggaggaaaagaaCACCTtgctggagcagcaggaggaggatgaggaggcgCGACGCAACCTGGAGAAACAGCTGCAGACGGTGCAGGCGCAG CTGTTTGAGACGAAGAAGAAGCTGGAGGAGGACGTGGGAGCGATGGAGGGcctggaggaggtgaagagaaAACTCCAGAAGGACGTGGAGCTGACGAGCCAGCGTCTGGAGGAGAAGGCCATGGCCATGGATAAGATGGAGAAGACCAAGAACCGACTGCAGCAGGAGCTGGACGACCTGTCGGTGGACCTGGACCACCAGAGACAGATCGTCTCCAACCtggagaagaagcagaagaagttCGACCAG ATGCTGGCCGAGGAGAAGACCATCTCAGCTCGGTACGCTGAGGAGCGAGACCGTGCGGAGGCCGAGGCCAGAGAGAAGGAGACCAAGGCTCTGTCTATGGCCAGAGCTCTGGAGGAGGCCTTGGAGGCCAAAGAGGAGCTGGAAAGGTTTAACAAGCAGCTGCGCGCTGAAATGGAAGACCTGATGAGCTCCAAGGATGACGTGGGGAAGAAT GTCCATGAGCTGGAGAAGTCCAAGCGTACGCTGGAACAGCAGGTGGAGGAGATGAGAactcagctggaggagctggaggacgaGCTGCAGGCCACCGAGGACGCCAAACTGCGTCTGGAGGTCAACATGCAGGCCATGAAGGCCCAGTTTGACCGAGACCTGCAGGCCAGAGATGAGCAGGGAGACGAGAAGAAGAGGGCGCTGGTCAAACAG GTGCGTGAAATGGAGGCAGAGCTGGAGGACGAGAGGAAGCAGAGAACTCTGGCTGTGGCCGCCAAGAAGAAGCTGGAGATGGACCTGAGTGAGCTGGAGGGACAGATCGAAGCTGCCAACAAAGGCAGAGACGAGGCCATCAAACAGCTCCGAAAACTACAG GCTCAGATGAAAGACTATCAGAGGGAGCTGGAGGAGGCCAGAGCCTCCAGGGACGAGATCTTCACGCAATCCAAGGAAAACGAGAAGAAACTCAAGAGTCTTGAAGCTGAAATCTTACAGCTACAGGAG GACCACGCAGCGTCAGAGAGAGCGCGTCGACATGCTGAACAGGAGAGGGACGAGCTGGCTGATGAGATCTCCAACAGCGCCTCTGGAAA gtcgtcgctgctggaggagaagaggaggctGGAGGCTCGTATCGcccagctggaggaggagctggaggaggagcagggcaACATGGAGCTGCTCAACGACCGCTTCAGAAAGACCTCCATGCAG GTCGACAACCTGAACACTGAGCTGGCTGGAGAACGCAGCGCAGCGCAGAAGAGTGAGAACGCTCGGCAGCAGATGGAACGGCAGAACAAG GAGTTGAAAGCCAAGCTAGCAGAGCTGGAAGGGGCCGTCAAGTCGAAGTTTAAGGCCGCCATCGCCGCCCAGGAGGCCAAGATCctgcagctggaggagcagctggaACAAGAAGCCAA GGAGAGAGCAGCAGCCAATAAAATCGTCCGTCGTACAGAGAAGAAGCTGAAGGAGGTGATGATGCAGGTGGAGGATGAGCGTCGCCATGCCGACCAGTACAAGGAGCAG ATGGAGAAAGCCAACTCTCGTATGAAGCAGCTGAAGCGTCAGctggaggaggcggaggaggaggccaCCAGGGCCAACGCTTCCCGCAGGAAGCTGCAGAGGGAGCTGGACGACGCCACCGAGGCCAGCGAGGGCCTCACCCGGGAGGTCAACTCCCTCAAAAACCGGCTCAG GCGTGGTGGTCCCgtcagcagcttctcctctAGCCGTTCCGGCCGCCGCAACCTCAATCTGGACGGCGCCTCCGTCGACATGTCGGACGACGACGCCGACAGCCGCGCCAGCGACTTCAACGAGACTCAAACCTCCAACGTGGAGTAA